A window of Blastomonas sp. SL216 contains these coding sequences:
- the tyrS gene encoding tyrosine--tRNA ligase, translated as MSQYSSDLLTLLDARGYIHQLTDAAALDALAAKQVVPGYIGFDPTAPSLHVGSLVQIMLLRRLQQTGHKPIVVMGGGTGKIGDPSFKDEARRLLTADTIAANVASIKRVFERFLTFGDGPTDAVMVDNAEWLDRLEYIPFLRDIGQHFSINRMLSFDSVKLRLDREQSLSFLEFNYMILQAYDFLELSRRVGCRLQMGGSDQWGNIVNGIELARRVDGTEVYGVTTPLITLADGGKMGKTEKGAIWLNEDALPAYDYWQFWRNTQDADVGRFLRLFTDLPLDEIARLEALQGSEINEAKKILADAATTMCRGAEAAQTAAETARATFEQGQAGGNLPSIRVPAEGVSIVQASTALGFTASNKEAKRKIEEGAVRVNGEKVQGFDFMVKPGDKMSLGQKKHGLVLAED; from the coding sequence ATGAGCCAATATTCCTCCGATCTTCTGACGCTGCTTGATGCGCGCGGCTATATCCACCAGCTGACCGATGCGGCGGCGCTCGATGCGCTGGCCGCCAAGCAGGTCGTTCCCGGATATATCGGCTTCGATCCGACCGCGCCGTCGCTGCATGTCGGATCGCTGGTGCAGATCATGCTGCTGCGCCGTCTGCAGCAGACCGGGCACAAGCCGATCGTCGTGATGGGCGGCGGTACCGGCAAGATCGGCGACCCCAGCTTCAAGGACGAGGCGCGGCGGCTGCTGACCGCCGATACGATCGCGGCCAATGTCGCATCAATCAAGCGCGTGTTCGAACGCTTCCTGACCTTTGGTGACGGGCCGACCGACGCGGTCATGGTCGACAATGCCGAATGGCTCGACAGGCTCGAATACATTCCCTTCCTGCGCGACATCGGCCAGCATTTCTCGATCAACCGGATGCTGAGCTTCGATTCGGTCAAGCTCAGGCTCGACCGCGAGCAGTCATTGAGCTTTCTCGAGTTCAATTACATGATCCTGCAGGCCTATGATTTTCTGGAACTGTCGCGCCGCGTCGGCTGCCGGTTGCAGATGGGCGGGTCCGATCAATGGGGCAATATCGTTAACGGCATCGAGCTTGCGCGGCGCGTTGATGGCACCGAAGTCTATGGCGTCACCACCCCGCTGATCACGCTGGCGGACGGCGGCAAGATGGGCAAGACCGAGAAAGGCGCGATCTGGCTCAACGAGGATGCGCTGCCCGCTTATGATTACTGGCAGTTCTGGCGCAACACCCAGGATGCCGATGTCGGCCGTTTCCTGCGTCTGTTCACCGACCTGCCGCTCGACGAGATCGCGCGGCTCGAAGCGCTGCAAGGCTCCGAGATCAACGAGGCCAAGAAGATACTGGCCGACGCAGCAACGACCATGTGCCGCGGTGCCGAGGCGGCGCAGACCGCCGCCGAAACCGCGCGCGCAACCTTCGAACAGGGCCAGGCAGGCGGCAACCTGCCGAGCATCCGCGTCCCCGCCGAGGGCGTGTCGATCGTGCAGGCCAGCACCGCGCTGGGCTTCACCGCATCGAACAAGGAAGCCAAGCGCAAGATCGAGGAAGGTGCGGTCAGGGTAAATGGCGAGAAGGTTCAAGGCTTTGATTTTATGGTTAAGCCCGGGGACAAAATGAGCCTGGGCCAGAAGAAGCACGGACTGGTGCTGGCGGAAGACTGA
- a CDS encoding PilZ domain-containing protein translates to MSRGAKLAVVEKRQAARHVVSHPTIAEHRHLGDIKTHIVNISANGFMTEGDMPLAKGERITVRLPVIGRIEAHLIWSLGGRSGFQLERVIRLNEFNQMIDQLGATTPPFGRR, encoded by the coding sequence ATGTCCAGGGGTGCGAAACTAGCGGTTGTCGAAAAACGCCAGGCGGCGCGTCATGTCGTCAGTCATCCGACGATTGCCGAGCACCGGCATCTGGGTGACATCAAGACGCATATCGTCAACATCTCTGCCAATGGCTTCATGACCGAGGGCGATATGCCGTTGGCCAAGGGCGAACGGATCACCGTGCGCCTGCCGGTCATCGGCCGTATCGAGGCGCATCTGATCTGGTCGCTGGGCGGCCGCAGCGGCTTCCAGCTGGAACGCGTGATCCGCCTTAACGAATTCAACCAGATGATCGATCAGCTGGGCGCGACCACGCCGCCATTCGGGCGGCGCTGA
- the dmeF gene encoding CDF family Co(II)/Ni(II) efflux transporter DmeF, whose translation MHHDAALEELTHDHVFAGHRADESERRTWYVVALTAVTMVAEILGGWWTGSMALLADGWHMGSHVAALGLAGFAYHFARTHADDRRFSMGTGKVGTLTAFTSALLLGVIALLMAWESANRLLMPVTIDYSAAIIVTVIGLAVNIASAFLLGGHDHGHGQHGHDSDHDHDHDDHHHGDHHHDHNLRAAYVHVLTDALTSVLALVALAGGLWMGLAWLDPAMGIIGAGVILWWAAGLMRQSSRVLLDMEADPATAQKIRQRIEADADNRVVDLHLWQVGTGHLALIVSLATHFPRPPAHYRALLGDLPALSHCTFEIIPCADTRCDPANAPAPA comes from the coding sequence ATGCACCATGACGCCGCGCTTGAAGAACTGACGCACGATCATGTCTTTGCCGGGCACCGCGCAGATGAGAGCGAGCGCCGCACCTGGTATGTCGTCGCGCTGACTGCGGTCACCATGGTGGCCGAGATCCTGGGCGGATGGTGGACCGGATCGATGGCGCTGCTGGCCGATGGCTGGCACATGGGCAGTCATGTCGCCGCATTGGGACTGGCGGGATTTGCCTATCATTTCGCGCGCACCCATGCCGATGACCGGCGCTTTTCGATGGGCACCGGCAAGGTCGGCACGCTGACCGCCTTTACCAGCGCCTTGCTGCTGGGCGTGATTGCGCTGCTGATGGCCTGGGAATCGGCAAACCGGCTGCTGATGCCGGTCACCATCGATTATTCCGCCGCGATCATCGTCACGGTGATCGGCCTTGCGGTGAACATTGCCAGCGCGTTTCTGCTCGGCGGGCATGATCACGGGCATGGCCAGCATGGCCATGATAGCGATCACGATCACGATCACGATGACCATCATCACGGCGATCATCACCACGACCATAATCTGCGCGCAGCCTATGTGCATGTGCTCACCGATGCGCTGACATCGGTGCTGGCGCTGGTGGCGTTGGCCGGCGGGCTGTGGATGGGGCTGGCATGGCTCGACCCGGCAATGGGCATCATCGGCGCGGGCGTCATTCTGTGGTGGGCGGCAGGGCTGATGCGCCAGTCCTCCCGCGTTCTGCTCGACATGGAGGCCGACCCGGCCACCGCGCAGAAAATCCGCCAGCGGATCGAGGCGGATGCCGACAACCGCGTGGTCGATCTGCACCTGTGGCAGGTGGGCACCGGCCATCTGGCACTGATCGTCTCGCTCGCGACGCATTTCCCGCGCCCGCCCGCGCATTACCGGGCGCTGCTCGGCGATCTCCCCGCGCTGTCGCATTGCACATTCGAGATCATCCCCTGCGCCGATACGCGCTGCGACCCCGCCAACGCGCCTGCACCTGCATGA
- the recG gene encoding ATP-dependent DNA helicase RecG gives MRPQILNPAFAEIESLKGVGATLQKPFARLGIARVKDMAYHLPTGFIRRRKVDNADQAGTGEQIIIALTATGYRSSPGRGPTRVIAEDSIGNHISLVYFGGNPGWAKKLWPLGETRLAAGKLEIWGEAWQIVHPDHVVEPGQADQIGEAEPVYPLAEGLGQKRVASLAAQALAQLPPLPEWIEPTLKAREGWPDWHEALAAAHQGMDEKPRERLAYDEIFANQLAFALIRQSNRKRKGVALQGDGHLRDGLKLPFALTGAQRRTIEEINGDMAQDVPMLRLLQGDVGAGKTLVAVMAMLNAVECGGQAALLAPTEILARQHFDTISRMLSGLPVSIAVLTGRDKGRAREATMMGLADGSIQIIIGTHALFQDAVRYRNLALAVIDEQHKFGVSQRLMLQEKGRATPHLLAMTATPIPRTLTLSHYGEMDVSRLDELPPGRQPIETRVIADDRLSEIVDGLGRHIERGGQAYWVCPLVMDSETSDLAAAETRAAQLAERFPGKVSLVHGQMPVERKDAMMADFASGKTALLVATTVIEVGVDVPNATLMIIEAAERFGLAQLHQLRGRVGRGDQKSVCMLLRGSALSETARARLALMRSSQDGFHIAEEDLRLRGGGELLGTRQSGESAFRIASPEQVQRLIATATDDARLLMDRDGGLDSDRGQAARTALYLFERDYGAKLLRGG, from the coding sequence ATGCGCCCCCAGATACTCAACCCCGCATTCGCCGAGATCGAAAGCCTGAAGGGCGTGGGGGCGACTCTGCAAAAGCCGTTTGCGCGGCTCGGCATCGCCCGGGTCAAGGACATGGCCTATCACCTGCCGACCGGTTTCATCCGCAGGCGCAAGGTGGACAATGCCGATCAGGCCGGGACCGGCGAGCAGATCATCATCGCGCTCACCGCCACCGGCTATCGTTCCAGCCCCGGACGCGGGCCGACGCGCGTGATCGCCGAGGACAGCATCGGCAACCATATCAGTCTGGTGTATTTTGGCGGAAATCCCGGCTGGGCGAAGAAGCTCTGGCCGCTGGGCGAGACGCGGCTGGCAGCAGGCAAGCTGGAGATATGGGGCGAGGCGTGGCAGATCGTCCATCCCGACCATGTTGTCGAACCCGGCCAGGCCGACCAGATCGGCGAGGCCGAGCCTGTCTATCCGCTTGCCGAAGGGCTGGGGCAGAAGCGCGTCGCCTCATTGGCGGCGCAGGCGCTGGCGCAGCTGCCGCCGCTGCCCGAATGGATCGAGCCGACGCTCAAGGCGCGCGAGGGCTGGCCCGACTGGCACGAGGCGCTGGCGGCGGCGCATCAGGGGATGGACGAAAAGCCCCGCGAGCGGTTGGCCTATGACGAGATTTTCGCCAACCAGCTCGCCTTTGCGCTGATCCGGCAATCGAACCGCAAGCGCAAGGGTGTCGCGCTGCAGGGCGACGGCCATCTGCGCGACGGGCTCAAGCTGCCCTTCGCGCTGACCGGTGCGCAGCGTCGGACAATCGAGGAGATCAACGGCGACATGGCGCAGGACGTGCCGATGCTGCGCCTGCTCCAGGGCGATGTCGGCGCCGGCAAGACGCTGGTCGCGGTGATGGCGATGCTGAATGCGGTCGAATGCGGCGGGCAGGCGGCGCTGCTCGCGCCCACCGAGATCCTGGCGCGGCAGCATTTCGACACGATCTCGCGGATGCTCTCTGGGCTTCCGGTCAGCATTGCGGTGCTCACCGGGCGCGACAAGGGCCGCGCGCGCGAGGCGACGATGATGGGGCTAGCCGATGGCTCGATCCAGATCATCATCGGCACGCACGCGCTGTTTCAGGACGCGGTGCGCTATCGCAACCTTGCGCTGGCGGTGATCGACGAACAGCACAAGTTCGGCGTGTCGCAGCGGCTGATGCTGCAGGAAAAGGGCAGGGCGACCCCGCATCTGCTGGCGATGACCGCCACGCCGATCCCGCGCACGCTGACGCTCAGCCATTATGGCGAGATGGATGTCTCGCGGCTCGACGAGCTGCCGCCGGGGCGCCAGCCGATCGAAACGCGCGTCATCGCCGATGACCGCCTGTCCGAGATCGTCGATGGCCTTGGTCGGCATATCGAGCGCGGAGGCCAGGCCTATTGGGTGTGCCCGCTGGTGATGGACAGCGAAACCAGCGATCTGGCAGCTGCCGAGACCCGCGCGGCGCAGCTTGCCGAGCGCTTTCCCGGCAAGGTGTCGCTGGTGCACGGGCAGATGCCGGTCGAGCGCAAGGACGCGATGATGGCGGATTTCGCCAGCGGCAAGACCGCCTTGCTGGTGGCGACGACGGTGATCGAAGTCGGTGTCGATGTCCCCAATGCGACGCTGATGATCATCGAGGCGGCGGAGCGGTTCGGGCTGGCCCAGCTGCACCAGCTGCGCGGGCGCGTCGGGCGGGGCGACCAGAAATCGGTCTGCATGCTGCTGCGTGGGAGCGCGCTCAGCGAGACGGCGCGGGCGCGGCTGGCGCTGATGCGCTCCAGCCAGGATGGTTTCCATATCGCCGAGGAGGATCTGCGGCTGCGCGGTGGCGGGGAATTGCTCGGCACGCGGCAATCGGGCGAAAGCGCCTTTCGCATTGCCAGCCCGGAACAGGTGCAGCGGCTGATCGCGACGGCGACCGACGATGCGCGGCTGCTGATGGACCGCGATGGCGGGCTGGACAGCGATCGCGGCCAGGCAGCGCGGACAGCGCTTTACCTTTTCGAGCGCGACTATGGCGCCAAGCTGCTGAGAGGAGGCTGA
- a CDS encoding DUF167 family protein has translation MPTDETPPWRSAPGGVLLFVRATPRASRSVVQGWGADADGRAVLLVRLAAPPVDGAANNALIALLAETLQVRKRDVTIRSGETGRAKQVHVSGDEAQLIARLERLPST, from the coding sequence ATGCCGACCGACGAGACCCCGCCGTGGCGCAGCGCGCCGGGCGGGGTTTTGCTTTTCGTGCGCGCCACGCCGCGCGCCAGCCGCAGCGTCGTTCAGGGATGGGGTGCGGATGCCGATGGCCGCGCCGTACTGCTGGTCCGGCTGGCCGCGCCGCCGGTTGACGGGGCCGCGAACAACGCGCTGATCGCACTGCTCGCGGAGACTTTGCAAGTTCGCAAACGGGATGTCACCATCCGCTCCGGCGAGACCGGTCGCGCCAAGCAGGTGCATGTATCAGGCGATGAAGCCCAGCTGATCGCGCGCCTGGAACGCCTGCCTTCGACCTGA
- a CDS encoding lysophospholipid acyltransferase family protein, translating into MDIEHDAWPPRTNDRPPTLLSRLVRRLLLMLYRSHGWRAEGVVPEPRRFVIIAAPHTSNWDFLYFLGLTGDLGIKAHFMAKTSLFRWPLGRFMRDMGGVPVERSYNRGQVQQMVEEFARRDEFMLTIAPEGTRGSVRQWRTGFYQIALAAGVPLVCGLMDYGRKVGGLGPAIMPTGDYAEDMKKIMEFYKSVTPRHPDRAGTDIIKDSRL; encoded by the coding sequence ATGGATATTGAGCACGACGCGTGGCCACCGCGCACCAATGACCGTCCTCCCACCCTGCTCTCGCGCCTGGTGCGCCGATTGCTGCTCATGCTCTATCGCAGCCATGGCTGGCGCGCGGAAGGCGTGGTGCCTGAGCCGCGGCGCTTCGTCATCATCGCCGCGCCGCATACCAGCAACTGGGATTTCCTCTATTTTCTGGGCCTGACCGGCGATCTGGGGATCAAGGCGCATTTCATGGCCAAGACCTCGCTGTTTCGCTGGCCGCTGGGGCGGTTCATGCGCGACATGGGCGGCGTTCCCGTCGAGCGCAGCTATAATCGCGGCCAGGTGCAGCAGATGGTCGAGGAGTTCGCGCGGCGCGACGAGTTCATGCTGACCATCGCGCCAGAGGGCACCCGGGGCAGCGTCCGCCAATGGCGCACCGGCTTTTACCAGATCGCGCTGGCGGCGGGTGTACCGCTTGTCTGCGGACTGATGGACTATGGCCGCAAGGTCGGCGGGCTTGGCCCTGCCATCATGCCCACCGGTGATTATGCCGAGGACATGAAGAAGATCATGGAATTCTACAAAAGCGTGACGCCGCGCCATCCCGACCGCGCCGGCACCGATATCATCAAGGATAGCCGCCTGTGA
- the mfd gene encoding transcription-repair coupling factor produces MDSISRILQATAPLTLAGVAPGALPLLLADLARAAAARKQGGRVVFIAPDDAMMHAVAETAPFYAPELEAIEFPAWDCLPYDRASPSLGITARRLKALWTLQQPAGGPQLLVTTANAVTQRTLTPFRIRQVGAELKPGMMIAREALIEKLVRQGYARTDTVADSGEFAVRGNLIDIFPAGMDSGLRLDFFGDELDTMRAFDPGTQRSTERVERHILLPASEVLLDADSIKRFRSAYREAFGANATTDPLYQAISDGRRLAGMEHWLPMIEERLVPLFEHLDDHDLVLRDGGADAAADQRFESITDYHANRQRGNEDKAGSYRPLGPSALYLVPKEWRAAENENPVHLVSSHDEPESQRVLGLGYRTARDFGAERARGDNVYAAAVAHIEQLRAASKGAIIASYSEGSRSRLLGLLKDHGLARMALAESWQEALGQAATGMASMVVLPQDHGFATDRYEILSEQDLLGDRLVRRRKKRKSADAFLAELQSLSQGDLVVHIDHGIGRYEGLVSIPVGKSPHDCVWLTYAGGDKLYVPVENIDVLTRYGSESEGVPLDKLGGEAWQRRRAKLKERIRAIAGELMKTAAERALRTADIAEIEPGVYASFVDRFPYEETEDQERVIAEVLEDLASGKPMDRLVCGDVGFGKTEVAMRAAFTAAMAGMQVAIVAPTTLLARQHYTNFVERFQGFPLNIGRLSRLVTASEAKATREGLANGTTDIVIGTHALLAKSVEFKRLGLVIIDEEQRFGVVHKERLKALKADVHVLTLTATPIPRTLQMAMSGLRELSVIQTPPVDRLAVRTYVMPWDPVVLREALLREHYRGGQSYFVAPRISDLDKLGDFIRDEVPEIRHIMAHGQMAPSEVEERMSAFYDRKYDVLLSTTIVESGLDIPSANTLIIHRADTFGLAQLYQLRGRVGRSKTRAYAYFTTPENRVLTETADKRLKVLGDLDTLGAGFQLASHDLDIRGAGNLVGDEQSGHIREVGFELYQSMLEEAILEAKAGGLSLDLPRQKFSPQITVDAPILIPEDYVPDLAVRMALYRRMNDLANAAEIESFAAEMIDRFGPLPDATTNLIKLIEIKLNCITACVAKIDVGARGALVSFHNDSFPDVPGLLAYVDRLKGVAKLRPDQKLLIQRVWSDPAARINGLIQLSKGLAGIVKKKAKAG; encoded by the coding sequence GTGGACAGTATCAGCCGCATTCTTCAGGCGACCGCGCCGCTGACGCTGGCCGGCGTCGCCCCCGGGGCGCTGCCCCTGCTGCTGGCCGACCTTGCCCGCGCCGCTGCCGCGCGCAAGCAGGGCGGACGCGTGGTCTTCATCGCGCCCGATGATGCGATGATGCACGCGGTGGCCGAAACCGCGCCTTTCTATGCGCCTGAGCTGGAAGCGATCGAGTTCCCGGCCTGGGACTGCCTGCCCTATGACCGCGCCTCGCCCTCGCTCGGCATCACCGCGCGCAGGCTGAAGGCGCTGTGGACGCTGCAACAGCCCGCCGGCGGGCCGCAGCTGCTGGTCACCACGGCCAATGCCGTCACCCAGCGCACCCTGACTCCGTTCCGCATCCGCCAGGTCGGCGCGGAACTGAAGCCCGGCATGATGATCGCGCGCGAGGCGCTCATCGAGAAGCTGGTCCGCCAGGGCTATGCCCGCACCGATACCGTTGCCGATTCGGGCGAGTTCGCGGTGCGCGGCAACCTGATCGACATCTTCCCGGCAGGAATGGATTCGGGGCTCCGGCTCGATTTCTTCGGCGACGAGCTCGATACGATGCGCGCCTTCGACCCGGGCACGCAGCGATCGACCGAGCGGGTCGAGCGGCACATTTTGCTGCCCGCTTCCGAAGTGCTGCTCGATGCCGACAGCATCAAGCGCTTCCGCAGCGCCTATCGCGAGGCCTTTGGTGCCAATGCCACCACCGACCCGCTCTATCAGGCGATCAGCGACGGGCGGCGGCTGGCGGGCATGGAACACTGGCTGCCGATGATCGAGGAGCGGCTGGTGCCGCTGTTCGAGCATCTCGACGACCATGATCTGGTGCTGCGCGATGGCGGGGCCGATGCCGCTGCCGACCAGCGGTTCGAAAGCATCACCGACTATCACGCCAACCGTCAGCGCGGGAATGAGGACAAGGCGGGCAGCTATCGCCCGCTGGGGCCCTCGGCCCTGTATCTGGTGCCCAAGGAATGGCGCGCGGCGGAAAACGAGAACCCGGTTCATCTCGTCAGCAGCCATGACGAACCCGAATCGCAACGCGTGCTTGGCCTAGGCTATCGCACCGCGCGCGATTTCGGCGCAGAACGCGCGCGCGGCGACAATGTCTATGCTGCCGCCGTGGCCCATATCGAGCAGTTGCGCGCCGCCTCCAAGGGCGCGATCATTGCGAGCTATTCGGAAGGCTCGCGCAGCCGTCTGCTCGGCCTGCTGAAGGACCATGGGCTGGCGCGGATGGCGCTCGCCGAAAGCTGGCAGGAGGCGCTGGGACAGGCGGCGACCGGCATGGCCTCGATGGTCGTGCTGCCGCAGGACCACGGCTTTGCCACCGATCGCTACGAGATCCTGTCCGAACAGGATCTGCTCGGCGATCGGCTGGTGCGGCGACGCAAGAAGCGCAAGTCCGCCGACGCGTTCCTGGCCGAGCTGCAGTCGCTATCGCAGGGCGATCTGGTCGTGCATATCGATCATGGCATCGGGCGTTACGAGGGGTTGGTTTCGATCCCGGTCGGCAAGAGCCCGCACGATTGCGTCTGGCTCACCTATGCCGGCGGCGACAAGCTCTATGTCCCGGTCGAGAATATCGACGTCCTCACCCGCTATGGCTCCGAAAGCGAGGGCGTGCCGCTCGACAAGCTGGGCGGCGAGGCCTGGCAGCGGCGACGCGCCAAGCTCAAGGAACGTATCCGCGCGATCGCGGGCGAGCTGATGAAGACTGCGGCGGAACGCGCGCTGCGCACCGCCGACATCGCCGAGATCGAGCCCGGCGTCTATGCAAGCTTTGTCGACCGCTTTCCGTACGAGGAGACCGAGGACCAGGAGCGGGTCATCGCCGAGGTGCTCGAGGATCTCGCCTCGGGCAAGCCGATGGACCGGCTGGTCTGCGGCGATGTCGGCTTTGGCAAGACCGAGGTCGCGATGCGCGCGGCGTTCACCGCCGCGATGGCGGGCATGCAGGTTGCCATTGTCGCGCCGACGACGCTGCTGGCGCGGCAGCATTACACCAATTTCGTCGAGCGCTTTCAGGGCTTTCCGCTCAATATCGGGCGCCTTTCGCGCCTGGTCACGGCGAGCGAGGCCAAGGCGACGCGCGAGGGGCTGGCCAATGGCACCACCGATATCGTCATCGGCACGCACGCGCTGCTCGCCAAATCGGTCGAATTCAAACGGCTGGGCCTGGTCATCATCGATGAGGAACAGCGTTTCGGCGTCGTACACAAGGAGCGGCTGAAGGCGCTCAAGGCCGATGTCCATGTGCTGACCCTGACCGCCACCCCCATCCCGCGCACGCTGCAGATGGCGATGTCCGGTCTGCGCGAGCTCTCCGTCATCCAGACCCCGCCGGTCGATCGGCTTGCGGTGCGCACCTATGTGATGCCCTGGGACCCGGTGGTGCTGCGCGAGGCGTTGCTGCGCGAACATTATCGCGGCGGCCAATCCTATTTCGTCGCCCCGCGGATCAGCGATCTCGACAAGCTGGGCGATTTCATCCGCGACGAGGTGCCGGAAATTCGCCACATCATGGCGCATGGCCAGATGGCACCGTCAGAGGTCGAGGAGCGGATGAGCGCGTTCTACGACCGCAAATATGACGTGCTGCTCTCCACCACGATCGTCGAATCGGGCCTGGACATCCCCAGCGCCAACACGCTGATCATCCACCGCGCCGATACCTTCGGGCTGGCGCAGCTCTATCAGCTTCGCGGGCGCGTGGGCCGGTCGAAGACGCGCGCTTATGCCTATTTCACCACGCCGGAAAACCGCGTGCTGACCGAAACGGCCGACAAGCGGCTCAAGGTGCTGGGCGATCTCGACACGCTGGGCGCAGGCTTCCAGCTTGCCAGCCACGATCTCGACATTCGCGGTGCCGGTAACCTGGTCGGCGACGAGCAGTCGGGCCATATCCGCGAGGTCGGCTTCGAGCTCTATCAGTCGATGCTGGAAGAGGCGATCCTCGAGGCCAAGGCAGGCGGCCTGTCGCTCGACCTGCCGCGCCAGAAATTCTCGCCGCAGATCACCGTCGATGCGCCGATCCTGATTCCGGAGGATTACGTCCCCGATCTCGCGGTGCGCATGGCGCTCTATCGCCGCATGAACGACCTCGCCAACGCTGCCGAGATCGAGTCCTTTGCCGCCGAGATGATCGACCGGTTCGGCCCGCTGCCCGATGCGACGACCAATTTGATCAAGCTGATCGAGATCAAGCTCAACTGCATCACCGCCTGCGTCGCCAAGATCGATGTCGGCGCACGCGGCGCGCTGGTCAGCTTCCATAACGACAGCTTCCCCGATGTCCCCGGTCTGCTCGCCTATGTCGACCGGCTCAAAGGCGTCGCCAAGCTGCGCCCCGACCAGAAACTGCTGATCCAGCGCGTCTGGAGCGATCCCGCCGCGCGGATCAACGGCCTGATCCAGCTTTCCAAGGGCCTGGCGGGCATTGTGAAGAAAAAGGCGAAGGCGGGTTAG
- a CDS encoding DUF1295 domain-containing protein yields MTDAIPLLLHNLALIFGVMIVLWGVAVAIKDVSFIDAVWPMGMVLLAAATFWLSNAASPAAALLLGLTALWGVRLGLHLFIRWRRNGVDPRYAKIIASAKEKKGWSFAKTALLQVFLLQGPLLFMVCLPAQLGIWRGGEANALALLGALIALIGIGFETIGDWQLEQFRAKPENKGKVLNTGLWRYTRHPNYFGDACTWWGIWLVAFSTGWDIALASLIGPLFLNFTLVKWSGAAMLERGLKKTRPEYADYIARTSSFFPMPPRRG; encoded by the coding sequence GTGACCGACGCCATTCCCCTGTTGCTGCACAATCTGGCCCTGATTTTCGGCGTGATGATCGTGCTGTGGGGCGTTGCGGTGGCGATCAAGGATGTGTCGTTCATCGATGCGGTCTGGCCGATGGGCATGGTACTGCTCGCCGCTGCCACCTTCTGGCTGAGCAACGCCGCCTCGCCCGCCGCTGCGCTGTTGCTGGGCCTCACCGCGCTATGGGGCGTTCGGCTGGGGCTGCATCTGTTCATCCGCTGGCGCCGCAACGGTGTCGATCCGCGCTATGCCAAGATCATCGCCTCGGCGAAGGAGAAAAAAGGCTGGAGCTTTGCCAAGACCGCGCTGCTGCAGGTTTTTCTGCTGCAGGGCCCGCTGCTGTTCATGGTCTGCCTGCCCGCGCAGCTCGGCATCTGGCGGGGCGGTGAAGCCAATGCGCTGGCCCTGCTCGGCGCGCTCATTGCGCTGATCGGCATCGGCTTTGAAACGATCGGCGACTGGCAGCTCGAACAGTTCCGCGCCAAGCCCGAGAACAAGGGCAAGGTGCTGAACACCGGCCTGTGGCGCTATACCCGTCACCCCAATTATTTCGGCGATGCCTGCACCTGGTGGGGCATCTGGCTGGTCGCGTTCTCGACCGGATGGGATATCGCGCTCGCCAGTCTGATCGGTCCGCTGTTCCTCAATTTCACGCTGGTAAAGTGGAGCGGCGCGGCGATGCTGGAGCGCGGGCTGAAAAAGACCCGGCCCGAATATGCCGACTATATTGCGCGCACCTCGTCGTTCTTTCCGATGCCGCCGCGCCGGGGATAA
- a CDS encoding succinate dehydrogenase assembly factor 2, whose amino-acid sequence MDRETRLRRLAFRAWHRGTREADYMIGGFFDRYGQGWSDAELDWFETLIEEQDVDIMAWAIGTQSVPEQFAGPQMDAFRQLDFINIPR is encoded by the coding sequence ATGGACCGCGAAACCCGATTGCGCCGCCTGGCTTTCCGCGCCTGGCACAGGGGCACGCGCGAGGCAGACTATATGATCGGCGGCTTTTTCGACCGCTATGGCCAGGGCTGGTCTGACGCGGAGCTCGACTGGTTCGAGACGCTGATCGAGGAGCAGGACGTGGACATCATGGCCTGGGCCATCGGCACCCAGAGCGTGCCCGAGCAGTTTGCAGGGCCGCAGATGGACGCCTTCCGTCAGCTCGACTTCATCAACATCCCGCGCTGA